From Candidatus Nitricoxidivorans perseverans, the proteins below share one genomic window:
- the infA gene encoding translation initiation factor IF-1, whose translation MAKEELIEMNGVVMEVLPDSRYRVTLDNGHNLVAYSAGKMRKHHIRILAGDRVSLELSPYDLSKGRISFRHIEGRTPIAPQRRRH comes from the coding sequence ATGGCCAAGGAAGAACTCATCGAAATGAACGGGGTGGTGATGGAAGTGCTGCCCGACTCGCGCTATCGCGTCACGCTCGATAACGGCCACAACCTCGTGGCCTATAGCGCGGGCAAGATGCGCAAGCACCACATTCGCATCCTCGCGGGCGACAGGGTTTCCCTTGAACTGTCCCCCTACGACCTGAGCAAGGGGCGCATCAGCTTCCGCCACATCGAGGGCCGCACACCGATCGCCCCGCAGCGCCGGCGGCACTGA
- a CDS encoding cold-shock protein codes for MATGTVKWFNDSKGFGFITPESGGDDLFAHFSAIQGQGFKTLKEGQRVSFDVTTGPKGQQASNIRAAD; via the coding sequence ATGGCAACAGGCACCGTAAAGTGGTTCAACGATTCCAAGGGCTTCGGCTTCATCACTCCCGAGAGCGGCGGCGATGATCTCTTCGCCCATTTCTCCGCGATCCAGGGTCAGGGCTTCAAGACCCTCAAGGAAGGCCAGCGGGTCAGCTTCGACGTCACCACCGGCCCCAAGGGCCAGCAGGCGTCGAACATCCGCGCGGCTGACTGA